In a single window of the Thamnophis elegans isolate rThaEle1 chromosome 8, rThaEle1.pri, whole genome shotgun sequence genome:
- the LOC116512584 gene encoding proto-oncogene Mas-like: protein MNFSLEYSDDTEEYSASGYTDDLDENQNTPINSKRIILSATLIVCCIGLPLNGIVIHILGFQVKRTPFIVLILNLAVADFGLLLSLAIFSVSLFADESDMSELFFFSFLNIMCITGVFLLTAISIDRCVSVLFPIWHRYSRPKYLSPLVCSFLWIFSFLLVGIPNIMEYVFQYEFIQDVYLLVTVVLSFPLITISVVILFIKIYLKPKQLKRGRLLIMILITLLCFFIFSIPLWIYVFTTHFLGMDYQDIFPDLHNYFFLCGSLNSSVNPVIYFLVGRKKLAPSLENIRVTFESAFKEDEAPQTR, encoded by the coding sequence ATGAATTTCAGCCTGGAATACAGCGATGATACAGAAGAATATTCTGCGTCTGGCTATACAGATGATTTGGATGAGAACCAAAATACGCCCATCAATTCCAAACGTATCATACTGTCAGCCACACTGATCGTCTGCTGTATTGGACTCCCATTAAATGGAATTGTTATCCATATACTTGGTTTCCAGGTTAAGCGAACCCCTTTCATTGTGTTGATTCTTAATTTAGCTGTTGCTGATTTTGGACTCCTTCTATCTCTGGCTATTTTTTCAGTTTCTCTTTTTGCAGATGAATCAGACATGTCTgagttattctttttttctttcctcaacATCATGTGCATTACTGGAGTGTTTCTTCTGACAGCCATCAGCATTGACCGGTGTGTTTCTGTCCTCTTCCCAATCTGGCATCGCTATTCACGGCCAAAGTATTTGTCCCCTCTTGTGTGTTCCTTCCTCTggatcttctctttcctcctggtTGGAATTCCAAACATTATGGAATATGTATTTCAATATGAATTTATCCAGGATGTCTATTTACTGgtgactgttgtgctttccttTCCATTGATCACAATCTCTGTTGTGATCCTGTTTATCAAAATATATCTTAAACCTAAACAGTTAAAACGGGGAAGACTTTTAATAATGATCTTAATTACACTTctctgtttcttcattttttctattCCTTTATGGATCTATGTGTTCACTACACATTTTCTTGGCATGGATTATCAGGATATATTTCCTGAtttgcataattatttttttctgtgtggTTCTCTTAACAGCAGTGTTAACCCAGTGATCTACTTTCTGGTTGGGAGAAAAAAACTAGCTCCATCCTTGGAGAACATCAGGGTCACTTTTGAAAGTGCCTTCAAAGAAGATGAAGCTCCTCAAACCAGATAG
- the LOC116512055 gene encoding mas-related G-protein coupled receptor member H-like has protein sequence MDSRSVAEGYSGSGSIDPFDENQNTPINSESIMLLVTIIICCIGLPLNGIVIKLLGFKIKKTPFTVLILNLAIADFGFLLSMAILSIFLFANKSDITQLFFFSYSKIMYITGVFLLTAISIDRCVSVLFPIWHRYSRPKYLSPLVCSFLWIFSFLLVGIPNIMKPVFQYAFIQDVYFLVTVVLSFPLITISVVILIIKIYLKPKKLKRGRLLVMILIILLCFFIFSIPLWIYAFTTHFLDMNYSDKFPDLDSYFKLCASLNSSFNPVIYFLVGRKKLGPSLENTMVIFQSVFKEDEAFETG, from the coding sequence ATGGATTCCAGAAGTGTTGCAGAAGGATATTCTGGCTCTGGCTCTATAGATCCTTTTGATGAGAACCAAAATACGCCCATTAATTCTGAAAGTATCATGCTGTTAGTCACAATAATCATCTGCTGTATTGGACTCCCATTAAATGGAATTGTTATCAAGCTACTTGGTTTCAAGATTAAGAAAACCCCTTTCACTGTGTTGATTCTTAATTTAGCTATTGCTGACTTTGGATTCCTTCTATCTATGgctattctttccatttttctttttgcaaataaatCAGACATAACtcagttattctttttttcttactccaAAATCATGTACATTACTGGAGTGTTTCTTCTGACAGCCATCAGCATTGACCGGTGTGTTTCTGTCCTCTTCCCAATCTGGCATCGCTATTCACGGCCAAAGTATTTGTCCCCTCTTGTGTGTTCCTTCCTCTggatcttctctttcctcctggtTGGAATTCCAAACATTATGAAACCTGTATTTCAATATGCATTTATCCAGGATGTCTATTTCCTGgtgactgttgtgctttccttTCCATTGATCACAATCTCTGTTGTGATCCTGATCATCAAAATATATCTTAAACCTAAAAAGTTGAAACGGGGAAGACTTTTAGTAATGATCTTAATTATACTTctctgtttcttcattttttctattCCTTTATGGATCTATGCATTCACTACACATTTTCTTGACATGAATTATTCGGATAAATTTCCTGATTTGGATAGCTATTTTAAACTGTGTGCTTCTCTTAACAGCAGTTTTAACCCAGTGATCTACTTTCTGGTTGGGAGAAAGAAACTAGGTCCATCCTTGGAGAACACCATGGTCATTTTTCAAAGTGTCTTCAAGGAAGATGAAGCTTTTGAAACCGGATAG